A single genomic interval of Agarivorans aestuarii harbors:
- a CDS encoding ROK family protein gives MNDKLIVNVDKVKQVNTAAVYGMIDQQGPISRVKIAEQSQLAPASVTKITRQLLATGLIKEVAQQASTGGRRAISLMAEQGSYYFISVRLGRGALDISLFDLSGVSHAHDKLSVNELEQGPLTQELLDKIADFIEQYVSEQKQLIAVAVTLSGLVNPGEGIVVYTPHYQLRDCPLGEMIESRFGLPAYIGNDTRAMALAEHYFGATKDCLDSILITVHSGTSAGIIVNGQVFMSQHRDVGEIGHIQVDPLGQKCQCGNVGCLETIVSNTAIVARLQALIEQGSPSILEAGFTIEDVCFAAKQGDMLCRQVLQRVATVLGSSIAIAINLFHPQKIVLAGEIMAAEDILLPTIKQCIQHQALSSFADALPVQAAHFQNNPTIGGLALVKRALLDGSLLIRLINQKPE, from the coding sequence ATGAATGACAAATTAATCGTAAATGTAGATAAAGTTAAGCAGGTAAATACTGCCGCAGTATATGGCATGATTGACCAACAAGGACCAATCTCGCGGGTGAAAATTGCGGAGCAGAGCCAACTAGCGCCCGCCAGTGTGACAAAAATTACCCGCCAACTGCTAGCAACAGGCTTAATTAAAGAAGTTGCTCAACAAGCCTCCACCGGAGGTCGTCGCGCTATTTCTTTAATGGCTGAGCAAGGCAGTTATTACTTTATCTCGGTACGATTGGGTCGCGGAGCTTTAGATATTTCACTGTTTGATTTAAGCGGTGTATCTCATGCCCACGACAAACTCTCAGTAAACGAACTTGAGCAAGGTCCGTTAACCCAAGAGTTACTCGACAAAATCGCCGACTTTATTGAACAGTATGTTAGTGAACAAAAGCAGCTTATTGCGGTAGCCGTAACCTTGTCAGGCTTAGTTAATCCCGGTGAAGGCATTGTGGTTTATACCCCACATTACCAACTACGCGATTGCCCATTAGGTGAAATGATAGAGAGCCGTTTTGGTTTACCCGCTTATATCGGTAACGATACTCGCGCGATGGCTTTAGCAGAACATTACTTTGGCGCAACCAAAGATTGTTTAGACTCGATACTGATTACCGTGCACAGCGGTACTAGCGCCGGCATCATTGTTAATGGTCAGGTATTTATGAGCCAACACCGCGATGTTGGCGAAATTGGGCATATTCAAGTCGACCCATTAGGTCAGAAATGCCAGTGTGGTAATGTTGGTTGCCTAGAAACCATTGTATCTAACACCGCCATTGTCGCGCGTTTGCAAGCGCTAATTGAGCAAGGTAGCCCAAGTATTCTGGAAGCCGGCTTTACCATTGAAGACGTATGTTTTGCGGCTAAACAAGGCGACATGTTATGCCGACAAGTACTGCAACGTGTTGCCACAGTATTGGGTAGCAGCATTGCGATTGCCATTAACCTGTTTCACCCACAAAAAATTGTTTTAGCGGGTGAAATAATGGCCGCTGAAGACATTTTATTACCCACCATCAAGCAATGCATTCAACATCAAGCCTTAAGCTCTTTTGCTGATGCCTTGCCAGTGCAAGCGGCGCACTTTCAAAACAATCCGACCATTGGTGGCCTAGCACTAGTGAAGCGTGCCCTACTCGACGGCAGCCTGTTAATCCGCTTAATCAATCAAAAGCCGGAATAA
- a CDS encoding FeoC-like transcriptional regulator: MILQALKRYIEENPGVLLSQVAKHFSLSDDAALAMLQPWVKRHKLRVVKLGSCNKGCGCSASEEQWQLYWQNDNSIGVTC; encoded by the coding sequence ATGATACTACAAGCGCTTAAACGCTATATTGAAGAGAACCCTGGAGTCTTGTTAAGCCAAGTCGCTAAGCATTTTTCGCTTAGCGATGACGCGGCGCTAGCTATGCTACAGCCTTGGGTTAAGCGCCATAAGTTGCGAGTTGTTAAACTCGGCTCATGTAATAAAGGCTGTGGTTGTAGCGCTAGTGAAGAGCAGTGGCAGCTTTACTGGCAAAATGACAATAGCATTGGGGTAACCTGTTAA
- a CDS encoding EAL domain-containing protein: MRIFSPRTVVISSGFFTCALMVYIALMLLSADISESQRRYAHNTISLTQTVIYDSLQALDDLEKLDINDCSEASLTKMRQTVYLSSYIRDVGLLEDDHLLCTSVGGLLEEPVALDPPSFSTSLGFDIWLNTQLIIFDYLHSGVVIRRGDFNVVIDNSTFAPLEYGDNQWELVSNRRENAIHLTGTQGIYKDTDTLVYEEVTDNYHYFHSCSENYDFCIALSLYNYTLIKNKTWFLFFSLMFSLAFGILASICSETLFKRHSSTNARLRRGLRKKHFYYQIQPLVDLKTKRVIGGEVLARFKDPLGELYPDQFIGEIRALKLTWPFTLLVIKNALKDLQASGVIQSDCKISFNIFPNDVENNNINELKNLQEVKDFTGNITLEITEDLQLDSLVANQNINQVIKHGFEVAIDDFGTGYSNLAQLKNFRCQYLKIDKSFVFDLEAGSIRSSLVPHMVDIAHKSDLKVIAEGIENIMQSKVLEDLGVEYGQGWMFGKPMPVKQFIEAYQRTHNSG; encoded by the coding sequence ATGCGGATATTCTCACCTCGAACCGTTGTAATCAGCAGCGGATTTTTCACCTGCGCTCTGATGGTTTACATTGCCTTAATGCTGCTTTCAGCAGATATTAGTGAAAGCCAACGCCGCTACGCCCACAATACCATTTCTCTCACTCAAACAGTTATTTATGATTCCCTTCAAGCTTTAGACGACCTTGAAAAACTAGATATAAATGATTGTAGCGAAGCTTCCCTCACTAAGATGCGCCAAACAGTATACTTAAGTAGTTATATTCGCGATGTGGGTTTACTAGAAGACGATCACCTTCTTTGTACTAGTGTTGGCGGCTTACTCGAAGAGCCAGTAGCTTTAGATCCTCCATCTTTTTCTACCTCACTAGGCTTTGATATTTGGCTTAATACACAGCTCATCATATTTGATTACCTGCACTCTGGAGTGGTGATTCGCAGGGGCGACTTTAATGTGGTGATCGATAACAGTACCTTTGCGCCGCTTGAATATGGTGATAATCAATGGGAGTTAGTGTCGAACAGGAGAGAAAATGCCATTCACCTCACCGGCACCCAAGGTATATATAAAGACACCGACACCTTGGTTTATGAGGAAGTCACCGACAACTATCACTATTTTCACAGCTGTAGTGAAAACTACGATTTTTGTATCGCCCTAAGCCTTTACAATTACACGCTTATTAAAAACAAAACTTGGTTTTTATTCTTCTCGTTAATGTTCAGCCTTGCCTTTGGGATTTTGGCAAGCATCTGCTCCGAAACATTATTTAAGCGTCACAGCAGCACCAACGCTCGACTTCGTCGAGGTTTACGTAAAAAGCATTTTTATTACCAAATTCAACCTTTGGTGGACTTAAAAACAAAACGAGTGATTGGCGGTGAGGTATTGGCGCGCTTTAAGGACCCGCTTGGCGAGCTTTATCCAGACCAATTTATTGGTGAGATCCGCGCCTTAAAACTCACTTGGCCGTTTACTTTATTGGTGATTAAAAATGCGCTAAAGGACCTGCAAGCCAGCGGTGTAATACAAAGCGATTGCAAAATTAGCTTTAATATTTTCCCTAACGACGTTGAAAACAACAACATCAACGAGTTAAAAAACTTACAAGAGGTAAAAGATTTCACAGGCAACATAACCTTAGAAATAACCGAAGACCTGCAACTAGACAGCCTGGTAGCAAACCAAAATATAAACCAAGTCATTAAACACGGTTTTGAAGTTGCCATTGACGACTTTGGTACCGGCTACTCTAACCTTGCTCAACTAAAAAACTTTCGCTGCCAATACTTAAAAATAGACAAAAGCTTTGTATTTGATTTAGAAGCTGGCTCTATACGCTCTTCGCTAGTACCGCACATGGTAGATATTGCTCATAAGTCTGACTTAAAAGTAATTGCCGAAGGCATAGAAAATATTATGCAAAGCAAAGTATTAGAAGATTTAGGTGTTGAATATGGTCAAGGCTGGATGTTTGGCAAACCAATGCCAGTGAAGCAGTTTATCGAAGCTTATCAACGCACTCACAACAGCGGGTAG
- the nagA gene encoding N-acetylglucosamine-6-phosphate deacetylase — MMYALTNALVFDGCELLNGYSVLVDNNKISSVVPNQQVSPQINSIDLNGSVLCPGFIDLQLNGCGGVMLNGDFSSTNLERMHQTNLKSGATNFMPTLITTNDEEMEQAVTVSREHSKNSGTVNLGLHLEGPYLSVDKKGIHSEKLIRQLNQQRLRFLLDNHDAVKKVTLAPEQVELSSISALKEAGILVSLGHTNANYQQASDAINAGAGFATHLFNAMSPMTGREPGVLGAIFDHNLYAGIIVDGHHVSNANVRIAKRLLRHKLCLVSDATAAAGADISSFDFVGRKITVQDGICFGDDGTLGGSALTMIEAVKNCVQSVGLSLRDSLRMASLYPATAINRDHDLGRIKAGYAANLTAFDQDFNVTLAISDGQLTQF, encoded by the coding sequence GGTGCCTAACCAACAAGTATCGCCACAAATTAACAGCATAGACTTAAATGGCTCGGTACTTTGCCCAGGTTTTATCGACCTACAGCTAAACGGCTGTGGCGGAGTAATGCTTAATGGCGACTTCTCTAGCACCAACTTAGAGCGTATGCATCAAACTAATTTAAAAAGTGGTGCGACTAACTTCATGCCTACCCTTATCACCACCAACGATGAGGAAATGGAGCAAGCGGTTACCGTTTCTAGAGAACACAGCAAAAATAGCGGCACAGTTAACTTAGGTCTTCACTTAGAAGGCCCCTACTTAAGTGTTGATAAAAAAGGCATTCATAGCGAAAAGCTGATCCGCCAACTTAACCAACAACGATTACGCTTTTTGCTCGACAATCATGACGCGGTTAAAAAGGTTACCCTTGCGCCTGAGCAGGTTGAGCTATCTAGTATCTCCGCACTTAAAGAAGCAGGCATATTGGTCTCTTTAGGCCATACCAACGCAAACTACCAGCAAGCAAGCGACGCCATTAATGCCGGGGCTGGCTTTGCCACTCATTTGTTTAATGCCATGAGCCCAATGACCGGGCGAGAGCCAGGTGTGCTTGGCGCTATATTTGACCACAACCTCTACGCAGGAATCATCGTAGATGGCCACCATGTGTCAAACGCCAATGTGCGCATCGCAAAACGATTATTGCGCCACAAGCTATGTTTAGTTAGTGACGCAACCGCTGCAGCTGGCGCTGATATAAGCAGCTTTGATTTTGTTGGACGTAAGATCACAGTTCAAGATGGGATTTGCTTTGGTGATGATGGTACACTCGGCGGTTCTGCTTTAACCATGATTGAAGCAGTAAAAAACTGCGTACAATCAGTAGGTTTATCTCTTCGAGACAGTTTAAGAATGGCTTCTTTGTACCCAGCAACCGCTATTAACAGGGATCACGACCTAGGCAGAATCAAGGCAGGTTACGCCGCAAACTTAACCGCATTTGATCAAGACTTTAATGTCACCCTTGCAATTAGCGATGGCCAATTGACTCAGTTTTAA